TATTAGGCGTCTCCATTTTTAATGTTCAAGAACAATGTTTCCATTTTCATCCTGGCCCTATCTTTTCCCAACTTATTCTGGCTGATGAAATTAATCGTGCGCCCCCTAAAACACAAAGCGCTTTACTGGAAGCTATGGAAGAGCATCAGGTTACAACCGATGCTGGCACACACATCCTGCCTGAGCCTTTTTTTGTTATTGCCACTCAAAACCCTTCCCATCAAACTGGCACCTACTTATTGCCAGAATCCCAATTAGATAGATTTTTAATGCGTCTGTCCATTGGCTACCCACCAAAAGAAGCAGAGCGACAATTATTGACCATCGGGGATCAACGCAAAAAGCTTGCTCTGATTTCTCCTATTCTCAAGCCACAACAACTCATAACATTACAAGAGCAAAGCTTAAAAATCACAGTCTCTGCACCTATTCTTGATTACATTCAGGCCATACTACACACCAGCCGTATCAATGACTGGTTTAATCATGGTCTAAGCCCAAGAGCAGGCCGGGCACTTGTCAGGGCTGCCCAGGCTTATGCGTGCGTCGAACAACGCGATTTCGTGCGCCCTGAAGATGTGCAAACCATACTGCCCGCCGTTGTTAATCATCGGCTCATTCTGCGTCAATCCGAGGGGCAGCTT
This genomic interval from Legionella oakridgensis ATCC 33761 = DSM 21215 contains the following:
- a CDS encoding AAA family ATPase — protein: MLKKLVNELNQIVLGKNEVVRLAVSCLLAGGHLLLEDIPGMGKTTLSQALAHLTGMQYRRIQFTSDLLPSDLLGVSIFNVQEQCFHFHPGPIFSQLILADEINRAPPKTQSALLEAMEEHQVTTDAGTHILPEPFFVIATQNPSHQTGTYLLPESQLDRFLMRLSIGYPPKEAERQLLTIGDQRKKLALISPILKPQQLITLQEQSLKITVSAPILDYIQAILHTSRINDWFNHGLSPRAGRALVRAAQAYACVEQRDFVRPEDVQTILPAVVNHRLILRQSEGQLTPAERLLNHVEVPV